A section of the Acropora muricata isolate sample 2 chromosome 4, ASM3666990v1, whole genome shotgun sequence genome encodes:
- the LOC136914960 gene encoding uncharacterized protein, translating to MADGRETLPVRAFEVEVLMLLRAEVETIEKRSTAILLKDVKIQPKDATKALVSKPVWPYQLWSSNYDDSEFASEKNRWELQDDITEKQPLQVSNLDQGNLVDQATRSSDGEICEADSTSDSTPNDQANSSPNLQSLTALNDLLSVFLKFSEMFAESDDGSASTELITADGDLEKIGATRKTSEAKVAEYESSAEQLKIVSQDPDLKRTFPATIDCESKVGIKTPEMEKRFASVPDEQVYEDPTMQLKETIETTPHQKTAGIGDCKESPVQVKELEKNRFLDEAPNSGQEINSSKVPHFKSELESPVSTQSFLYNSIKSWLRNLTSDTYSKTDCIKQFVRNIMDVTVQELQANYFIFNRCYIIETGSMAEGTKIGQPDEFDFTIALPVLADLDVAELFYTQLGIQTKVHKHSFDKVLSFLYQFPFADSSYSRIRTNAYLLRVFRETLRKQLPIEWIMREESDIHMMRVFLKHQTLTLHLQCISGPCQGFLLSIDVCYGIPLDAERLKTVYVSDIPNAGALSFIQRECLRMNTEVVAVISCNPLVGQRFFFRTEPFRFHSNKLAADCYRLAKYLTRIFLPRISKNKCKLCEDTLIPSFYLKTVLSFMMDVYTKAGEWSDVQLGNRVIETFEIIRYSYMSYYRVLSYYSQINSMRMDVKMKFNPATGALKVGEGMEDEKPCTIPNMENVSLASSQVNIDTAMQSYWNYMESEEWTVGDLLTKLIELLYVLKFTKINISY from the coding sequence ATGGCGGACGGAAGGGAAACCTTGCCGGTACGGGCATTCGAAGTGGAAGTGCTGATGTTATTGAGAGCAGAGGTAGAAACGATTGAAAAGCGATCGACAGCGATATTACTAAAAGATGTAAAAATTCAACCTAAGGATGCGACGAAAGCATTAGTTTCAAAACCGGTTTGGCCTTACCAACTGTGGTCGTCGAACTATGACGACAGTGAGTTTGCTTCAGAAAAAAATCGTTGGGAACTTCAGGATGATATAACGGAAAAGCAGCCGTTACAGGTGTCCAACTTGGATCAAGGTAATTTGGTAGACCAAGCGACGAGGTCTAGCGATGGGGAAATTTGTGAAGCTGACAGCACCTCAGATTCTACTCCTAATGATCAGGCCAATAGCTCCCCGAACTTGCAATCATTGACCGCTTTAAACGATCTACTTTCGGTATTTTTGAAGTTTTCTGAAATGTTCGCCGAAAGCGATGATGGCAGTGCCAGTACTGAATTGATAACTGCGGATGGTGATCTTGAAAAGATAGGAGCCACTCGGAAAACTAGCGAGGCAAAAGTGGCTGAATACGAGAGCAGTGCAGAACAGCTAAAAATAGTGAGCCAAGATCCAGATCTAAAGAGAACATTTCCAGCGACGATTGATTGTGAAAGCAAAGTTGGAATCAAAACACCTGAGATGGAAAAACGTTTTGCATCAGTCCCTGATGAACAAGTCTATGAAGACCCAACAATGCAATTAAAAGAGACAATCGAGACAACGCCTCATCAAAAAACAGCAGGTATTGGTGACTGTAAAGAGAGCCCTGTCCAAGTGAAAGAATTGGAAAAAAACAGGTTCCTGGATGAAGCTCCCAATTCGGGGCAAGAGATTaattcttcaaaagttcctCATTTCAAAAGTGAACTTGAGTCCCCAGTTTCAACACAATCATTCTTGTACAATTCTATAAAGAGCTGGCTACGTAATCTCACCAGTGATACATATTCCAAAACTGACTGCATCAAGCAGTTTGTAAGAAATATCATGGATGTTACTGTCCAGGAACTCCAGGCAAATTATTTCATATTCAACAGGTGTTACATTATAGAAACTGGAAGTATGGCTGAGGGCACAAAGATTGGTCAACCAGATGAGTTTGACTTCACTATTGCCCTCCCTGTGTTAGCAGATCTTGATGTTGCAGAACTTTTCTACACTCAGCTTGGAATACAAACAAAGGTTCACAAACATAGCTTTGACAAGGTTCTTTCTTTCCTGTATCAGTTTCCATTTGCGGATAGTTCATACAGCCGCATTCGCACAAATGCCTATCTTCTGAGGGTTTTTCGTGAAACATTAAGGAAACAGCTCCCCATTGAATGGATAATGCGTGAGGAAAGTGATATTCATATGATGAGAGTGTTTCTAAAACACCAAACCTTGACTCTTCATCTGCAGTGTATCTCTGGGCCATGTCAAGGCTTTCTCCTCTCTATTGATGTGTGTTATGGAATTCCACTTGATGCCGAGAGACTCAAGACAGTGTATGTTAGTGACATCCCTAATGCTGGGGCTCTCTCCTTTATTCAGAGGGAGTGCCTCCGCATGAATACAGAAGTTGTGGCAGTTATCAGTTGCAACCCCCTTGTTGGACAACGCTTCTTTTTTCGAACAGAGCCATTCAGATTTCACAGCAATAAATTGGCAGCAGACTGTTACAGACTGGCAAAGTATCTTACAAGAATTTTCTTGCCAAgaatttcaaaaaacaaatgcaaattatgtgAAGACACCTTGATTCCATCATTTTACCTGAAAACTGTGCTATCATTTATGATGGATGTTTACACCAAGGCAGGTGAATGGTCTGATGTGCAACTTGGAAACAGAGTTATAGAAACGTTTGAAATTATAAGGTACAGCTACATGAGTTACTACAGAGTTTTATCTTattactcacaaataaacagcATGAGGATGGAtgttaaaatgaaattcaacCCAGCCACTGGTGCCCTCAAGGTTGGAGAAGGTATGGAAGATGAAAAACCCTGCACAATCCCTAACATGGAAAACGTTAGTCTTGCATCATCCCAAGTAAACATTGACACTGCAATGCAAAGTTACTGGAATTACATGGAGAGTGAAGAATGGACAGTTGGAGATTTGCTCACTAAACTTATTGAGCTTTTATATGTGTTGAAGTtcacaaaaattaacatttcttATTAG